The genomic stretch GGCGCTGGTCAGCCGGTCCGGCTCGCTCAACCACCCAATGGTCTCCGAGCCCGAGTCGGTCACCAGGGCAGCGGTGCTCGTCTTGACCAGCGACGGCGGCTTCGCGGGCGGCTACAACTCCAACGTGCTGCGCGAGTCCGCCAGGCTGCGGCAGCGCAACACGGACGAGGGCGTGCAGAACGTCATCTATGTGGCGGGCCGCAAAGGCATCGGCTGGCATCGCTTCCGTGATATCCCGATCGAGCGCGAGTGGAGCGGCTTCTCCGTCCGGCCCTCATACGCTGACGCGGAGCAGGTGTCCACCGCGCTGCTCGAGGCGTTCACGACCCCGACCGCCGAGGGCGGGGTGGACGAGATCTACCTGGTGTCGACGGAGTTCGTCTCGATGCTCACGCAGCGGCCGGCCGTCCGGCGGCTGGTGCCCCTGCAAATCGAGGAGAAGGAGGGGCCGCCGCCCGGCGGCCCGCTGCCGTCCTACGAATTCGAGCCGTCCACGGACATCGTGCTCGACTCGCTGCTGCCCCAGTACATAGCCAGCCGGATCTACTACGCCATGCTGGAGGCAGCGGCCTCCGAGCTGGCGGCGCGGCGGCGCGCGATGAAAGCCGCCACAGACAACGCGAACGACTTGATAGACCGGCTGACCCGGGAAGCGAACAATGCCCGGCAGGCCGAGATCACCTCGGAAATCAGCGAAATCGTCGGCGGAGCGAACGCGCT from Mycobacteriales bacterium encodes the following:
- a CDS encoding F0F1 ATP synthase subunit gamma, with amino-acid sequence MAAQLRVVRARIRAVKSIGKITRAQELIASSRIIRAQQRTRAAEPYARELTTAVEALVSRSGSLNHPMVSEPESVTRAAVLVLTSDGGFAGGYNSNVLRESARLRQRNTDEGVQNVIYVAGRKGIGWHRFRDIPIEREWSGFSVRPSYADAEQVSTALLEAFTTPTAEGGVDEIYLVSTEFVSMLTQRPAVRRLVPLQIEEKEGPPPGGPLPSYEFEPSTDIVLDSLLPQYIASRIYYAMLEAAASELAARRRAMKAATDNANDLIDRLTREANNARQAEITSEISEIVGGANALADANAGSE